In Papaver somniferum cultivar HN1 chromosome 1, ASM357369v1, whole genome shotgun sequence, a genomic segment contains:
- the LOC113320137 gene encoding uncharacterized protein LOC113320137 isoform X2, which yields MELLKLPMISRSLVLFYKSPTTTSHPPGLVTWVKTHVRNHPVRTYASVSKYGKLQLPKKKKRLDEVCLERFQQYSRTYIQSWIIQGKVIVDGKVVNKAGTQIPEKAVVEINAEIPKYVCRGGHKLEAAIEQLNVDVAGKIALDAGLSTGGFTDCLLQYGASFVYGVDVGYGQVAEKVRRDERVSVIERTNLRYLTELPQKVKVDLVTLDLSFISILLVMPAIVKLMKDEATLVTLVKPQFEARRSQVGGGGIVRDPLVHKEVLERITKGVESFGFCSKGWIESPLKGAEGNTEFLVCFHRTTVIEKTAEAEQPSNANLELDPNL from the exons ATGGAGCTTCTGAAGCTCCCAATGATTTCACGTTCCTTAGTTCTCTTCTACAAATCACCGACTACAACATCTCATCCGCCTGGTCTTG TGACTTGGGTTAAAACCCATGTGAGAAATCATCCAGTTAGAACTTATGCTTCTGTTTCAAAGTATGGAAAGCTTCAATTACCTAAAAA GAAAAAGAGACTGGATGAGGTTTGTCTTGAAAGGTTTCAGCAATACAGTCGAACCTATATACAGTCTTGGATCATACAAG GCAAAGTAATTGTTGATGGAAAAGTTGTAAATAAGGCTGGAACGCAGATTCCTGAGAAAGCAGTTGTAGAAATAAATGCGGAAATCCCAAAATATGTATGTAG GGGAGGGCACAAGTTAGAAGCAGCAATTGAACAGCTAAATGTTGATGTTGCCGGAAAAATAGCTCTAGATGCAGGGTTGTCAACTGGGGGATTCACTGATTGCTTGCTCCAGTATGGAGCGTCATTTGTTTACGGGGTTGATGTAGGATATGGACAG GTGGCAGAAAAAGTCCGTCGAGACGAACGTGTCTCTGTTATAGAGAGAACAAATTTGAGATATCTTACTGAACTCCCACAAAAAGTAAAGGTGGACTTGGTTACTTTGGACCTCTCGTTCATCTCCATACTCCTG GTGATGCCTGCTATAGTGAAACTCATGAAAGACGAAGCAACATTAGTAACCCTGGTGAAGCCTCAATTTGAGGCTCGCAGATCCCAG GTCGGAGGAGGTGGTATAGTGCGAGATCCCCTAGTCCATAAAGAG GTTCTTGAGCGGATTACCAAAGGTGTTGAAAGTTTTGGGTTCTGCAGCAAAGGGTGGATTGAGTCTCCTCTTAAAGGTGCCGAGGGAAACACTGAATTCTTGGTTTGCTTTCACAGAACAACAGTTATTGAGAAGACGGCAGAGGCGGAACAACCATCAAATGCAAACCTTGAACTTGATCCAAACCTCTAA
- the LOC113320153 gene encoding ubiquitin-like-conjugating enzyme ATG10 isoform X3, with product MENLSRWDGTISSSEFRIAATTLSEKWKVINPEFPPWTWIDSPKPFWVTSSKFVSFFVQVEGYLSLETYSYKFSSDNVDNTQAHRNLIDTLCGYRSSCQKEEPVDFENEEELVDSATLVLNDDDQEELHHYDFHIVYSNSYRVPVLYFRGYRSDGQILTLDEVERDLPANSLKVLRESKWTFITQEEHPLLNRPWYTLHPCGTSEWMKLLFLGGYSQAKDGSSSGSVMQQYLVSWLSVVGQAVGLNVPLEMISDFHRVCTI from the exons ATGGAGAATTTATCTCGCTGGGATGGAACAATCTCATCAAGTGAATTTCGCATTGCTGCGACAACTCTTTCCGAAAAATGGAAAGTTATTAACCCTGAATTTCCACCATGGACATGGATCGACTCACCCAAACCATTTTGGGTTACTTCATCAAAG TTTGTCTCTTTTTTTGTTCAGGTTGAGGGATATTTATCTCTAGAAACGTACTCGTATAAATTTAGTTCGGACAATGTTGATAATACTCAAGCTCATAGAAACTTAATTGACACTCTTTGTGGATATAGAAGTTCTTGTCAAAAAGAAGAACCAGTCGACTTCGAAAATGAAGAAGAGCTTGTTGATTCTGCCACCTTG GTTCTGAACGATGATGACCAAGAAGAACTGCATCACTATGATTTCCACATAGTGTATAGCAATTCGTACAGGGTCCCTGTACTATACTTTCGCGGCTATCGTTCTG ATGGACAAATTTTGACGTTGGATGAAGTTGAAAGAGATCTTCCTGCTAACTCCTTAAAGGTACTTAGAGAATCGAAGTGGACATTCATTACTCAAGAG GAACATCCGTTGTTAAACCGTCCATGGTATACATTGCATCCTTGTGGGACAAGTGAATGGATGAAGCTACTATTTCTTGGTGGTTATTCACAAGCTAAAGATGGGTCATCTTCTGGTTCTGTAATGCAACAATATTTGGTCTCTTGGTTATCAGTTGTTGGTCAGGCTGTTGGTCTAAATGTTCCACTTGAAATGATAAGTGACTTCCATCGTGTATGTACAATCTAA
- the LOC113338898 gene encoding RPA-interacting protein-like isoform X2, whose amino-acid sequence MAGIENHRHPRTHIKFNQHNWKQKLREKCLKRIQEERNHLLWKMRLPSSSSSETTPSVNQKNIVDSTFRNIVSDELKKMKDSSSDNCTPDTSTSDDTMMDDAIWEYDGNSMAKATERECEELMIEMQRIFYEDLRVQQSRTEQAEYIKTWEEEEDNYLAQAVFEHLQLSNDQVRERVVWCPICKKGELQENSDLIYCNRCKFRLARVDEVDLEYLRFRLAEAHSEHLDRGCRMTPKFCTETRFNLTALYIQCQSCNTFEIVI is encoded by the exons ATGGCAGGAATTGAAAATCATCGACACCCAAGAACTCATATTAAATTCAATCAACACAATTGGAAACAAAAG CTTAGAGAGAAATGTTTGAAAAGAATTCAAGAAGAAAGAAATCACTTGCTTTGGAAAATGAggttaccttcttcttcttcttcagaaaccACCCCATCAGTTAATCAAAAG AATATTGTAGACTCTACTTTTCGGAATATAGTTTCTGATGAGCTGAAGAAAATGAAGGACTCATCTTCAGATAACTGTACACCTGATACCTCAACATCCGACGACACTATGAtggatgatgcaatatgggaatatGATGGTAACTCCATGGCTAAAGCAACTGAAAGGGAGTGTGAAGAGTTAATGATAGAAATGCAAAGGATTTTTTATGAGGATCTTAGAGTTCAGCAAAGTAGAACAG AACAAGCAGAATATATAAAAACttgggaggaggaagaagataatTATTTGGCTCAAGCAGTTTTTGAGCATTTGCAGCTCAGCAATGATCAG GTACGCGAGAGAGTGGTTTGGTGCCCCATTTGCAAGAAAGGAGAACTTCAAGAAAACTCTGATCTTATATATTGCAATCGATGCAAGTTTCGGCTTGCTAGAGTTGATGAG GTTGATTTAGAATATCTGCGGTTCCGTCTAGCAGAAGCTCACTCAGAACATCTCGATAGAGGATGCCGAATGACACCCAAGTTCTGCACGGAAACCAGATTCAATCTAACTGCGCTCTACATTCAGTGTCAATCTTGCAATACATTTGAGATTGTAATCTAA
- the LOC113338911 gene encoding bidirectional sugar transporter SWEET7b-like, with protein MVTARQIDHIRTGVGFAGNVISFGLFLSPAPTFYEIIKKGAVEDFSPNPYLATILNCVLWVYYGLPFVHPHDTLVVTINGVGIGIELIYVCIFLIYATKKGRRYVMLVFAGEAVFYAAVVLLLTLEPRCIANRPKIIGILCDIFNILMYAMPLDNLYQVCKSKSSQYMPKWLLLFNALNGGCWLAFALLRYDIYLLVSNGSGFVFGLIQIGVWWWFRNGPKKEDQIDDEAVKAKELAMV; from the coding sequence ATGGTTACTGCACGACAAATCGATCACATTCGTACTGGAGTCGGGTTCGCAGGTAACGTCATATCTTTCGGTTTATTTCTTTCGCCTGCACCTACGTTTTATGAAATTATCAAAAAAGGAGCAGTAGAGGACTTTTCTCCAAATCCTTATTTAGCTACAATTCTGAATTGTGTACTATGGGTCTACTATGGATTACCTTTTGTTCATCCACATGATACTCTTGTCGTTACAATTAACGGCGTTGGTATTGGGATTGAACTGATCTACGTTTGCATATTCTTGATCTATGCAACCAAGAAAGGAAGACGTTATGTGATGTTGGTGTTTGCTGGTGAAGCTGTTTTTTATGCTGCGGTAGTACTGCTTCTTACTCTAGAACCACGTTGTATTGCAAACAGACCCAAGATAATCGGTATATTGTGTGACATCTTCAACATATTGATGTATGCTATGCCGCTCGACAATCTGTATCAGGTTTGCAAATCAAAGAGCAGCCAGTATATGCCCAAGTGGCTTCTTCTTTTTAATGCTCTCAACGGTGGCTGTTGGTTGGCTTTTGCACTTCTCCGTTATGATATCTATCTATTGGTAAGTAACGGGTCgggatttgtttttggtttaatccAAATCGGAGTATGGTGGTGGTTTAGAAACGGCCCAAAGAAAGAGGACCAGATTGATGATGAGGCCGTGAAAGCAAAAGAACTCGCTATGGTCTAA
- the LOC113320153 gene encoding ubiquitin-like-conjugating enzyme ATG10 isoform X1, protein MSATDTGSSRNALCLECDLSMENLSRWDGTISSSEFRIAATTLSEKWKVINPEFPPWTWIDSPKPFWVTSSKFVSFFVQVEGYLSLETYSYKFSSDNVDNTQAHRNLIDTLCGYRSSCQKEEPVDFENEEELVDSATLVLNDDDQEELHHYDFHIVYSNSYRVPVLYFRGYRSDGQILTLDEVERDLPANSLKVLRESKWTFITQEEHPLLNRPWYTLHPCGTSEWMKLLFLGGYSQAKDGSSSGSVMQQYLVSWLSVVGQAVGLNVPLEMISDFHRVCTI, encoded by the exons ATGTCAGCAACGGACACTGGGAGTTCGAGAAATGCTCTGTGTTTGGAATGTGACCT GTCAATGGAGAATTTATCTCGCTGGGATGGAACAATCTCATCAAGTGAATTTCGCATTGCTGCGACAACTCTTTCCGAAAAATGGAAAGTTATTAACCCTGAATTTCCACCATGGACATGGATCGACTCACCCAAACCATTTTGGGTTACTTCATCAAAG TTTGTCTCTTTTTTTGTTCAGGTTGAGGGATATTTATCTCTAGAAACGTACTCGTATAAATTTAGTTCGGACAATGTTGATAATACTCAAGCTCATAGAAACTTAATTGACACTCTTTGTGGATATAGAAGTTCTTGTCAAAAAGAAGAACCAGTCGACTTCGAAAATGAAGAAGAGCTTGTTGATTCTGCCACCTTG GTTCTGAACGATGATGACCAAGAAGAACTGCATCACTATGATTTCCACATAGTGTATAGCAATTCGTACAGGGTCCCTGTACTATACTTTCGCGGCTATCGTTCTG ATGGACAAATTTTGACGTTGGATGAAGTTGAAAGAGATCTTCCTGCTAACTCCTTAAAGGTACTTAGAGAATCGAAGTGGACATTCATTACTCAAGAG GAACATCCGTTGTTAAACCGTCCATGGTATACATTGCATCCTTGTGGGACAAGTGAATGGATGAAGCTACTATTTCTTGGTGGTTATTCACAAGCTAAAGATGGGTCATCTTCTGGTTCTGTAATGCAACAATATTTGGTCTCTTGGTTATCAGTTGTTGGTCAGGCTGTTGGTCTAAATGTTCCACTTGAAATGATAAGTGACTTCCATCGTGTATGTACAATCTAA
- the LOC113338898 gene encoding RPA-interacting protein A-like isoform X1, whose product MAGIENHRHPRTHIKFNQHNWKQKLREKCLKRIQEERNHLLWKMRLPSSSSSETTPSVNQKNIVDSTFRNIVSDELKKMKDSSSDNCTPDTSTSDDTMMDDAIWEYDGNSMAKATERECEELMIEMQRIFYEDLRVQQSRTAIAEQAEYIKTWEEEEDNYLAQAVFEHLQLSNDQVRERVVWCPICKKGELQENSDLIYCNRCKFRLARVDEVDLEYLRFRLAEAHSEHLDRGCRMTPKFCTETRFNLTALYIQCQSCNTFEIVI is encoded by the exons ATGGCAGGAATTGAAAATCATCGACACCCAAGAACTCATATTAAATTCAATCAACACAATTGGAAACAAAAG CTTAGAGAGAAATGTTTGAAAAGAATTCAAGAAGAAAGAAATCACTTGCTTTGGAAAATGAggttaccttcttcttcttcttcagaaaccACCCCATCAGTTAATCAAAAG AATATTGTAGACTCTACTTTTCGGAATATAGTTTCTGATGAGCTGAAGAAAATGAAGGACTCATCTTCAGATAACTGTACACCTGATACCTCAACATCCGACGACACTATGAtggatgatgcaatatgggaatatGATGGTAACTCCATGGCTAAAGCAACTGAAAGGGAGTGTGAAGAGTTAATGATAGAAATGCAAAGGATTTTTTATGAGGATCTTAGAGTTCAGCAAAGTAGAACAG CCATTGCAGAACAAGCAGAATATATAAAAACttgggaggaggaagaagataatTATTTGGCTCAAGCAGTTTTTGAGCATTTGCAGCTCAGCAATGATCAG GTACGCGAGAGAGTGGTTTGGTGCCCCATTTGCAAGAAAGGAGAACTTCAAGAAAACTCTGATCTTATATATTGCAATCGATGCAAGTTTCGGCTTGCTAGAGTTGATGAG GTTGATTTAGAATATCTGCGGTTCCGTCTAGCAGAAGCTCACTCAGAACATCTCGATAGAGGATGCCGAATGACACCCAAGTTCTGCACGGAAACCAGATTCAATCTAACTGCGCTCTACATTCAGTGTCAATCTTGCAATACATTTGAGATTGTAATCTAA
- the LOC113320153 gene encoding ubiquitin-like-conjugating enzyme ATG10 isoform X2, whose protein sequence is MSATDTGSSRNALCLECDLSMENLSRWDGTISSSEFRIAATTLSEKWKVINPEFPPWTWIDSPKPFWVTSSKVEGYLSLETYSYKFSSDNVDNTQAHRNLIDTLCGYRSSCQKEEPVDFENEEELVDSATLVLNDDDQEELHHYDFHIVYSNSYRVPVLYFRGYRSDGQILTLDEVERDLPANSLKVLRESKWTFITQEEHPLLNRPWYTLHPCGTSEWMKLLFLGGYSQAKDGSSSGSVMQQYLVSWLSVVGQAVGLNVPLEMISDFHRVCTI, encoded by the exons ATGTCAGCAACGGACACTGGGAGTTCGAGAAATGCTCTGTGTTTGGAATGTGACCT GTCAATGGAGAATTTATCTCGCTGGGATGGAACAATCTCATCAAGTGAATTTCGCATTGCTGCGACAACTCTTTCCGAAAAATGGAAAGTTATTAACCCTGAATTTCCACCATGGACATGGATCGACTCACCCAAACCATTTTGGGTTACTTCATCAAAG GTTGAGGGATATTTATCTCTAGAAACGTACTCGTATAAATTTAGTTCGGACAATGTTGATAATACTCAAGCTCATAGAAACTTAATTGACACTCTTTGTGGATATAGAAGTTCTTGTCAAAAAGAAGAACCAGTCGACTTCGAAAATGAAGAAGAGCTTGTTGATTCTGCCACCTTG GTTCTGAACGATGATGACCAAGAAGAACTGCATCACTATGATTTCCACATAGTGTATAGCAATTCGTACAGGGTCCCTGTACTATACTTTCGCGGCTATCGTTCTG ATGGACAAATTTTGACGTTGGATGAAGTTGAAAGAGATCTTCCTGCTAACTCCTTAAAGGTACTTAGAGAATCGAAGTGGACATTCATTACTCAAGAG GAACATCCGTTGTTAAACCGTCCATGGTATACATTGCATCCTTGTGGGACAAGTGAATGGATGAAGCTACTATTTCTTGGTGGTTATTCACAAGCTAAAGATGGGTCATCTTCTGGTTCTGTAATGCAACAATATTTGGTCTCTTGGTTATCAGTTGTTGGTCAGGCTGTTGGTCTAAATGTTCCACTTGAAATGATAAGTGACTTCCATCGTGTATGTACAATCTAA
- the LOC113273206 gene encoding pre-mRNA-splicing factor cwf23-like — MEVEIDHYVVLGLSSGEESGKLITDVEIGKAYRRKALELHPDKCRNDPNANFKFQRLKLSYEILKDAKTRKQFDDLLRIKRRKCESQYNSRKRKMMSDLEEREHASLACDSMKKAREEEEKRYAEKLKEEMVRIRRDSHRNTGGQFFRVQKNVSNGRWEFEKCSVFGK; from the coding sequence ATGGAGGTGGAGATAGATCATTATGTTGTTTTAGGGTTATCATCTGGAGAAGAAAGTGGGAAATTAATAACTGATGTTGAAATTGGTAAAGCTTATAGAAGAAAAGCATTAGAATTACATCCAGATAAATGTCGTAATGATCCTAATGCAAACTTTAAGTTTCAAAGGCTCAAGTTGTCTTATGAAATTCTTAAAGATGCAAAAACTCGTAAACAATTCGATGATCTGTTACGTATTAAACGTCGTAAGTGTGAGTCTCAGTACAATTCGAGAAAACGTAAGATGATGTCTGATCTTGAAGAAAGGGAACACGCTTCTTTGGCCTGTGATTCTATGAAAAAAgctcgagaagaagaagaaaagaggtaTGCTGAGAAGCTGAAAGAAGAAATGGTTAGAATTAGGCGTGATAGTCATAGGAACACTGGTGGGCAATTCTTCAGAGTTCAGAAGAATGTCAGCAACGGACGCTGGGAGTTCGAGAAGTGTTCTGTGTTTGGAAAGTGA